In Debaryomyces hansenii CBS767 chromosome A complete sequence, a genomic segment contains:
- a CDS encoding DEHA2D10582p (highly similar to uniprot|P06787 Saccharomyces cerevisiae YBR109c CMD1) produces MAEKLSEQQIAEFKEAFSLFDKDGDGKITTKELGTVMRSLGQNPSESELTDMINEVDVDSDGSIDFPEFLTMMARKMKDTDSEAEIAEAFKVFDRNGDGKISAAELRHVLTSIGEKLSDADVDQMIREADVNNDGEIDIQEFTQLLSTK; encoded by the exons ATG gctgaaaaattatctgAGCAACAAATCGCTGAATTTAAGGAAGCATTTTCCTTGTTCGATAAGGATGGAGATGGAAAAATCACGACTAAGGAATTAGGTACTGTAATGAGATCGTTAGGGCAAAACCCATCAGAAAGTGAATTGACTGACATGATTAATGAAGTTGACGTCGACAGTGATGGATCTATTGATTTCCCAGAATTTTTGACCATGATGGCTAGAAAGATGAAAGATACCGATTCAGAGGCTGAAATTGCAGAAGCTTTTAAAGTTTTCGACAGAAACGGAGATGGTAAGATCAGTGCTGCTGAATTAAGACATGTTTTGACCTCCattggtgaaaaattatccGATGCTGATGTCGATCAAATGATTAGAGAAGCAGATGTTAACAACGACGGTGAAATcgatattcaagaatttaCTCAATTATTATCTACTAAATAG